In one window of Ovis aries strain OAR_USU_Benz2616 breed Rambouillet chromosome 3, ARS-UI_Ramb_v3.0, whole genome shotgun sequence DNA:
- the LOC105607196 gene encoding lipocalin-1-like → MRTLALTLTVALGLTSALQAQDNLSFQEPDVLGKWFITAVVETEGLTGDRVFPITFSALSNTHVWASTTLRTRGFCYDVDVVLEKTSRSGTYTASRGKTHVEVEELPTKDHLMFYCEGPFEAGRFRAAKLLSRNPDVNPEALEAFKKFAQRKGLSPEDIFTPQQTESCKPESD, encoded by the exons ATGAGGACCCTGGCCCTGACTCTGACCGTCGCCCTCGGCCTGACCTCGGCCCTGCAGGCCCAGGACAACCTGTCCTTCCAGGAGCCGGAT GTTTTGGGGAAGTGGTTCATCACGGCCGTCGTGGAGACCGAGGGCCTCACAGGGGACAGGGTGTTCCCCATCACGTTCTCCGCCCTGAGCAACACCCACGTGTGGGCCTCCACGACACTCAG GACCCGGGGCTTCTGCTACGACGTGGACGTCGTCCTGGAGAAGACCAGCAGGTCCGGCACTTACACCGCCT CGAGGGGCAAGACCCATGTGGAAGTGGAGGAACTGCCTACAAAGGACCACCTCATGTTTTACTGTGAAGGGCCGTTCGAGGCGGGAAGGTTCAGAGCAGCCAAGCTCTTGA GTAGGAATCCCGACGTGAACCCAGAGGCTCTGGAGGCTTTTAAGAAATTCGCACAGCGCAAGGGCTTGTCTCCGGAGGACATCTTCACACCTCAGCAGACGG AAAGCTGCAAGCCTGAAAGTGACTAG